The Nocardioides sp. cx-173 genome segment GCGGTCCACCAGCTCCCACCAGCCGTGGTCGGCGATCGACTTGTGTTCGTCGGTGTACGTCGCATGGTCCAGGTCGTGGTCGGCGACGGCCACCGCGAGCCGGTCGTGGGCGCTGTCGGTGGGCAGACCCTTGGGCACTGCCCAGGACCGCAGCGTGCCGCCCTCCTCCAGGCGCAGGTCGAAGTGGTGACGTGGCTGCTCGTGCTCGTGGAGCACCCACACCGGACGGGTCACGCCGACCATTGTGCCTAGCGCAATACGGTGAGCGCGTGACCTCCCGCGGCCTCCGGCTCCTGCGCTGGCTGATGTGGCTGGTCTGCCTGCTCGTCGCCTGCTACGCCCTGTGGCTCCTGGCGAAGTCGGACTACGACGAGACCTTCGACCGGCCGATCTTCGTCCTGCTCGCCGCCGACACCGCGCTCGGGGTCGTCCTCTACCTCGGGCCCGGCTGCCTGGACCCCCGCCGGTTCCCGGCCCGGATGTCGGCGGTGCTCGTCCCGGGCACGAGCGCGCTGCTGGTCCAGCTCCTCGTGGGTTTCCTGTTGTTCCCGGCGACGCTGGTGGAGGGCGAGAGCCCCGACCGCTCGTGGTACGGCGTGGTCGCCCTGCTCGTCCTCGCCCTCGGCCTCGGCGCGGTCCTGCTCGCGGTCGTCACGTTCGCCCTGGTGATCGGTCCGGTCGCCACGATCGCCACGAGGTCCCGGGTCGCGCTGCGCGGCGACCCGGACGCCCGCTACGCGGTGGCCTGCAGTGCGGTGCTGCTGCTGACCGTCGTCGTAGCGGTCTGCGTGGCGGCGATCGACCCGGTCGGCGGGCGCAGCGGCCTGCTCTTGCGCGGCGTTCTGCTGCTCCTGGGCGTCAGCGAGGCCGCCGGCGGACGCGACGCCGTCGCCTGGCTGGGCCGCGCCGCCCTCCTCGCCCTGGTCCTCGCCCTGGTCCTCATGGCCCGCGCCCGGCGCCGGCTCGCGGCGACGGGCGTCGACCCGGACAGGCCGTCGGCCAGCGTCTGAGAGCCCCTAGGCTGGTCCGCGTGAGTGACGCGACGACTGCCCACGGCTTCGGCCTCGCCACCCTCGACGCGGCCGGCGCCGTGCTCGACGTGTGGTTCCCCGCCCCCGCGCTCGGCGCGAGCGACGGCACCGAGGCCCCCGCCTCGCTGAGGGCCCTCGAGGGCGACGACGACGCGCGCGGCGTACGCCGCGAGGTCCGCCTGGTCGAGATCGCCGACCTCGCGACGGCTCCGGCGTCCACGGAGGACGTCTGGCTGCGCCTGCACCTGCTGTCCGCGCGCCTGGTCACGCCGCACTCGATCAGCCTCGACGGCATCTTCGGCCTGCTGGCCAACGTGGTGTGGACCTCCGCCGGCCCGTGCGCGGTCGCGGGCTTCGAGGAGACCCGCGGCCGGCTGCGGGCGGCAGGCCAGCACGTGACGGTCTACGGCGTCGACAAGTTCCCCCGCATGGTCGACTACGTGCTGCCGTCCGGCGTCCGCATCGCCGACGCCGACCGCGTCCGCCTCGGCGCCCACCTCGCCGAGGGCACCACCGTCATGCACGAGGGCTTCGTGAACTACAACGCCGGCACGCTCGGCGCCTCGATGGTCGAGGGGCGCATCTCGGCCGGGGTGCTCGTCGGCGACGGCTCCGACGTGGGCGGCGGCGCGTCGATCATGGGCACGCTGTCCGGCGGCGGCAAGCAGGTCATCTCCATCGGCCGCCGCTGCCTGCTCGGCGCCAACTCGGGCCTGGGCATCTCCCTCGGCGACGACTGCGTGGTCGAGGCTGGCTGCTACGTCACCGCCGGCACCAAGGTCACGATGAAGGACGCCGACGGTACGACGAAGGTGGTCAAGGCGCTCGAGCTCTCCGGCGCCAGCAACGTCCTCTTCCGCCGCAACTCCGTCACCGGCGCCATCGAGGCCGTCCCGTGGCACGGCGAGGGCATCGTGCTCAACGAGGACCTGCACGCCAACTGACGCCGCCGCGTCCGTCGGCGAGTTTCACCGGGCACCCGGTGAAACTCGCGCTTCCGGTGCGAAGCTTCATGCAGGAAGCGCGAGTTTTACGACCTCCCTGTGATCGGTGGGGCTGGGCGCAGCGCCTCAGCCGCGCAGCCGGCGCAGCAGGCGCCTGAGCAGCACCAGGACGACCGCGCCGCCCAGCGCCTGCCTCCAGTACGTCTTGAGCAGGATCGGGACGACGGTGGCCCCGAGGTCGAGGGCGTCGTCGTGCTCCTGGTCCGCCGGCTGCGGGCGCGGCGGGCGGGCCGTCGGCTCCGGAGGGGACACAGGGGACGGCTGAGACGCCGCGGCGGCCGCCGCGTCGGCCAGGGGTGTCGGCTCGGGCTCGGGCTCGGCCTCGCCGGCGACCTCAGCCTCGGCCGCGGCCTCGACCTCGGGCGCGGCAGCCGCGGGCGAGAGCCGCTGTTCGAGGCAGTCGACGAACTGCCCGAGGAGCTTGTCCGAGACGTCCTGCATCACCCCGCGCCCGAACTGCGCCGGCTTGCCGGTGATGTGGAGGTCGGTGACGACCTCCACCTCGGTGGCGCCCGCGGGGTCCGTCGGCGATGCCGTCATCGTGCAGGTGACGACGGCTCCTGCCGTACCGTTGCCGCGCCGGTCCTTGCCCTTGGCGTCCACGACGAAGCGGTGGGCGGCCTCGTCGCGCTCCACGAAGGTGCCGGAGCCGTTGTATACCAGGGCGATCGGGCCCAGCTTGACCTTGCACGAGCCCTGGAAGGTGTCGCTCTCGACCGACGACACGGTGGCGCCGGGGAAGCACTCGGCGACCGACGCGATGTCCTGGAACTGCGCCCAGGTCTGCTCGACGCCGGTCGGGACGGTGAAGCGGTGGGTGAGGTCCACGCGCTCACCTGCCCGCTGCCGAGAGCACGGCACGGCGTACGAGCACCGTGGCCAGGTGCCGGCGGTAGGCCGCATCGCCGTTGAGGTCCGAGGGCGGGTTGGTGCCGTCGGCGGCATGCGCCGCGGCTGAGGCCACCGCGTCCTCGGTCACCGGCTGGCCCACCAGCGCCTCCTCCACCGAGCGTGCCCGCAACGGCGTCGAGCCCATGTTGGTCAGCCCGATCCGCGCGTCGGCGATCGCGTCGCCCTCGATCCGCACCGTCGCCGCGACGGCCACGATCGGCCACTGGTGCGCGACCCGCACGAACTTCTCGTACGTCGCACCCCAGCCGGTGTGCTTGGGCACCCGGACCTCGGTGAGGATCTCGTCCTCGCCGATGGCGGTCTCGAAGAGGTCGACGAAGAAGTCGTCGGCCTGGACCGTGCGCGTCCCGCCGGGGCCCGCGATCACGAACTGCGCGCCGAGCGCGAGCGCGGGCGCGCCGAGGTCCCCGGCCGGGTCGGCGTGGGCGAGCGCCCCGCCGAACGTGCCCCGGTGCCGGATCTGGTGGTCGGCCAGGTGCTCGACGGCCTGGGAGATCAGCGCGGCGTGCTCGGCGACGAGCGGGTCGTGCTCCACCACCGAGTGCGGGGTCATCGCGCCGATGACGAGCGCGTCGCCGTCGTCGCGGATGCCGCGCAGCCCGTCGATCCGCCCGAGGTCGATCACGACCTCGGGCGCGTTGAGCCGCATCCGCAGCACCGGCAGCAGGCTCTGGCCGCCGGCCAGGATCTTGGCGTCGTCGCCGTGCCGGCCGAGCGCGGCGAGCGCCTCCTCGACCGTGGTCGGGGCCAGGTAGTCGAACTGTGCGGGGATCATGCGTCGCTCCCTCCGGTCGTGCGGTCCACGGTGCCCTCCATGCCGGTCGACTCGTCGAAGTGCGGTGCCGCGGCGCCGACGGTCTCGGCCTGCCCACCGCCTCCGGCAGCGCCACCACGGGCTTGCGCGATGGCCTTCCACACCCGCTCCGGCGTGCAGGGCATGCGGATGTCGTTGACGCCCAGGTGCCGTACGGCGTCCACCACCGCGTTGACGACCGCCGGGGTGGAGGCGATCGTCCCGGCCTCCCCCACGCCCTTGGTGCCCAGGCTGTTGGTCGTTGCCGGCGACGTCGTGTGGTCGAGGTCGAAGCTGATCGTGTCGGCCGAGGTGGGCAGCAGGTAGTCGACGAACGAGCCCGTCACCAGCGTGCCGGAGTCGTCGTACACGGCCTCCTCCCACAGCGCCTGCGAGATGCCCTGCACCAGGCCGCCGTGCAGCTGCCCGGAGACGATGAGCGGGTTGATGATGTTGCCGACGTCGTCGCAGGCGGCGTACTTGCGCATCGTCACCTGCCCGGTCTCGGTGTCGACCTCCATCGCGCACAGGTGGGTGCCGTGCGGGTAGTTGAAGTTCACCGGGTCGAAGGTCGCGTCGGAGTCCAGCGAGGCCTCGACGCCGTCGGGCAGGTTGTGGGCGGCGAACGTCGCCAGCGCGACCTCGGCCATCGCCATCCCCTGGTCGGTGCCCTTCACGGAGAACCGGCCGGCCTTGAACTCCAGGTCGTCGGCCGCGGCCTCGAGCAGGTGCGCGGCGATCGGCCTGGCCTTCTCGATGACCTTGTCCGCGGCCCGCACGATCGCCTCGCCGCCGACGACCAGCGACCGGGAGCCGTAGGTGTCGAGGCCCTTGTGGCTCACCATGGTGTCGCCGTGGAGGACCTCCACGTCCTCGAAGGCGACCCCGAGCCGATCGGCGACGATCTGGCTGAACGCCGTCTCGTGGCCCTGGCCGTGCGCCGAGGCCCCGGTGAGGACCTCCACCTTGCCGGTCGGCAGCATCCGCACGCTCGCGTGCTCCCACCCGCCCGCGCCGTAGTCGAGCGAGCCCAGCACCCGCGAGGGCGCCAGTCCGCACATCTCGGTGAACGTCGAGACGCCGATCCCGAGCTGGACCCGGTCCCCCGCCTCGCGGCGGGCGCGCTGCTCGGCGCGCAGCTCGTCGTAGCCGAAGAGCTCCTTGGCCCGCGCGGTCGCGGCCTCGTAGTTGCCGGAGTCGTACTCCAGGCCCGCCACCGTCGTGAACGGGAACTCCTCGTGGGTGATCCAGTTGCGCTCACGGATCTCGAGCGGGTCCACGCCCACCTCGGCGGCGAGCTCGTCCATGATCCGCTCGACGGCGTACGTCGCCTCGGGCCGGCCGGCGCCGCGGTAGGCGTCGGTCCAGGTCTTGTTGGTCAGGACCGTCTGGACGTTGAACTGGTAGGCCGGGAACTTGTAGATCGCGTTGAACATGAAGGCGCCGAGCACCGGCACCCCGCCGCCGACGAGGGAGACGTGTGAGCCGAGATCGGCCAGCAGCTCGACCTTGAAGCCCGTGACCCGCCCGTTCTTCTCGGCCGAGAGCGTGAGCCTCTGCCACTGGTCGCGCCCGTGGTGGGCGGCCATGAGGGACTCCGAGCGGGTCTCGGTGTACTTCACCGGCTTGCCGAGCCGACGCGCCAGGAGGAAGGTGATGAACTCCTCCGGGGTGGTCTGCAGCTTGCCACCGAAGCCGCCACCCACGTCCGGGGCGATGACCCGGATCTTGGACTCGGAGACGCCGGTGACCGCCGCGAGCAGGAACTTCAGGATGTGCGGGATCTGGGTCGCCGACCACATGGTGATCTGCTCGCCGGTCGGGTCCACCACCGTGGAGCGCGGCTCCATGAACGCCGGGATCAGGCGCTGCTGGCGGTACTCGCGCTCGATCACGATGCCGTCGGTGCGGGCACGGGCGATCGCCTCGTCCACGTTGCCGCCGGTGCCGGCCTCGGCCGAGTCGAAGGTCCAGAGCGCCGACCGGTTCGTGCCCAGGTCGGGGTGCGCGAGCGCTCCGCCGTTCTCCGGGGTGGCCGCCGCCGCCTCCTTGAGGTCGAGCGCGGCCGGGAGCTCCTCGTAGTCGATGTCGACGAGCTCGGCCGCGTCGCGCGCCTCGGCCGCCGTACGCGCCGCGACCACGGCGACGATCTCGCCGGCGAACACCACCCGGTCGACCGCGATCGGCGGGTGGTTCGGGGTCACCTGGTCCGGCGTGATCGGCCAGGCGTTGGGCAGCCCTCCCTGCTCGTCGGCGACCTCGGCGCCGGTGATGACGGTGACGACGTTGGGCGCGGCCTTCGCCATGCTGGTGTCGATGTTCGTGATCCTCGCGTGCGCGAAGGGGCTGCGGACCATCGCGAGGTGCAGCATGCCGGGCAGGACCAGGTTGTCGGTCCATCGCGTGCGGCCGGTGATCAGCCGCTGGTCCTCCTTGCGACGCCGGTCCTTGCCGATCTCGAGGCCGGCGTCCGGCTCGGCCTGGGTCATCTCGTCGTCGGTGAGCGTCACTGGGCACCCCCGGTGGCCGCGGCCGCGTGCTGCACGGACCTCACGATGTTGTGGTAGCCGGTGCACCGGCACAGGTTGCCCTCGAGGCCGACTCGGATCTCCTGCTCGGAGGGGTTCGGGTTGGTCTTCAGCAGGTCGACGCTCTGCATGATCATCCCGGGCGTGCAGAAGCCGCACTGCAGCCCGTGGCACTCCCGGAACGACTTCTGGACCTGATGCAGCTCGCCGTCCTGGGCCAGGCCCTCGATCGTGGTGACCTCACCCCCGTCGGCCTGCACCGCCAGCACGTTGCAGGACTTCACGCTGACCCCGTCGAGGTGGACCGTGCACGCCCCGCAGTTGGACGTGTCGCAGCCGATCACGGTCCCGGTCTTGCCGAGCTTCTCGCGCAGGTACTGCACCAGCAGCATCCGCGGTTCGACCTCGTCGGACACCCTCGATCCGTCGACGGTCAGGTTGATTCGGGTCATGGACGACTCCCTCGCACGTGGGTGGGCGTGTGACGCCGATCACGCTAGGAGCCCCCGGTTGGCGGAAGGTAGGTCCCATCGTCCCGCTGACCCGTCAGAAACTTTCTGACGGGTCAGCGGGGATTTGGTGAAGTTGGTGACGGGTCAGCGGGTGGCGACGGCGAGGCGGCCCTTCAGGAGCGGGACCGCGGGGTGGGCGCTGCCGGCGAGGTGGGCGAGGCAGACCTCGAGCACCTGGGTGTCGTACGGCGCGAGCTCGCTGTAGCGGACCACGGCGTCGGGGACCGGGTCGGCCAGCAGCGCCTCGCGGACGGCGACGGCGACGTACTCGGCCAGGTCCCCGAGGGCCGGTGAGTTGGTGCCGGGGAGCAGGTCGCCGCCGTAGGCGTCGACCGCGGCGGCGACGTGGCCGCCGCGCAGCAGGGTCAGCACGTGCTCGACGTCGGTGGCGACGGGCATGAGGAGCCGGTAGGGGCGCGAGGAGAGCTGACCGCCCAGGGCCGCGCGCAGATGGGACACCTCGGCCTTGAGGGTCGAGAACGTCACCGCCTGGTCGCCGTAGACCAGGGCGTGGAGCTGGTCGAGCGAGAGCCCCTCGGGGTGCAGCGCGAGGAGGGCCAGGATCTCGGTCTGACGGCGGTTCAGCAGGAGCCGCTGCCCGTCCAGGCGCACCTCGGCGGTGCCCAGCAGGGTCATCACCAGGCCGGGGTCCTGGGTCGGCTCGTCGGCGCGGGCGGAGGGGTGGTGCGCCGACCTGGGCACCGCGGACTCGATCAGCCGCGCCATGACCCGCGCGGTCGCGAGCCCGATGGGGTGGGTGCGGTCCCAGGTCGTCGAGAGGTCGAGGACCCCGAGCTGGAGGCCGGTGGCCGGGTCGACCACGGGCGCGGCCCAGCAGACCCAGCTGTGCACGATCGAGGCGTAGTGCTCGGCGCTGAACACCATGGCCGGCTCACCCAGCCGGTTGGCGAGGTCCAGTGCGTTGGTGCCCACCGACTCGTCGTCCCAGCGACCGCCGGCCACGAAGTTGACCGTCTCCGCCTTGCGCCGCATCACCCGACCGCCGTACGTCCACAGGATGCGGGTGTCGGCGTCGGTCACGGCGAGGACCAGGTCGCCGTCCTCGGCGGTACGGCGCAGCTCGGCCTCGACGCTTTCGACCGCGACCTGAAGCGGCGAGTCCTTCCAGATCGACGCGGTCTCGTCCTCGTCGGCGAGGGGCGCCTCGGTGACGTCGGGCGTGATCGCGGCGGTCGAGCGGGTCCAGCTGGAGAGGATCTCGGGGCGGACGACGGGCGCGGCCAGGTCGCCGGACTCGACGAAGGTGGTCCAGGCGCGCATGGCCTCGCGCTTGCGGTCCCGCAGCTCGCCGAGCGCCATGGTGATCCCCGATCTGGTCTCCGCGCCAACGTAACACCCAGCAGGTGACCTGCATCACAGTCGCCGAGCGGACCCCGGAGGCGAGCCTCAGCCGAGCCGGCGGCGCAGGAACGTGATCGTGCGGTCCATCGAGCGCTGCCAGTCGAAGGAGAAGGCATGGGCCTCGCCCCGGTAGACCTCCAGCTGGGCGTCGACGCCGGCGCGGCGCAGGGCGCGGTCGGTGGTGACGGCCCACGGGAACGGGCAGGTCTCGTCGGTGTCGGCGTGGTGCGCCAGGACCGGCTCGGTGATGCGGTCGAAGTAGCTCCGTGGCGAGAGGCCGGCGTACACCTCGGGCGCCGACCGCGGCGTGCCGAGCGCGTCGTAGAGCGCCGTGACCTCGTCGGGGCGCTCGGGCTCGACGAAGTGGCGCAGGTTGTCGAGGTAGCGCGAGGACACCGACGCGTAGATCACGGCCGCGTCCACCAGACCGGGCGCGACGACCAGGGCATTGAGCGTCACACCGCCGCCCATCGAGCGCCCGAGCATCGCCATCCGGTCCTCGTCGACGTACGGCTCGCGCTCCAGGGCGAGTACGGCGTGGATGGCGTCGCGGGTGTAGCCCAGGCGCGTCTGCCGGGAGAGCTCGCCCGCGGGGTCGGAGCCGGCGTGGCCGCGGTAGTCGGTGTGCAGCACGGCGAAGCCGGCGTCGGCCAGAGCGATCTGCTCGCGGGCCAGGCCCTGCCCCGGCGCGTAGTAGGCCGGCTCGATGTAGCCGTGGTTGAGGACGATGCCGGGGAACGGGCCGCGACCGCGGGGGCGCAGCAGGATGCCCGAGACCGTCAGGTCGCCGCTGCGGTAGGTGACCTGGTAGCGGGTGTAGCGGTCGGTCTGCTCGATCACCTCGCCGTAGCGGATCCGGCTCGCGCGGAAGTCCTCGCGCATCAGCGCCGGGAGCGAGCGCGGGTCCGGCACCGGCGGCAGGGTCTCGGAGGGCGCGACCGGCGACGGCGTACCCGACGCGCTGGCCGAGGGGCTGGCCGAGGGGCTGGCTGACGAGGTCGGCGCCCGGTCGCCCGGCTGCACCCCGGGCTCCTCGGTGTCGGTGGTGCAGGCCGCGAGCGGCAGCAGCAGCAGGAGCGCGACCCAGCCCGGGGCCCGCATCACGGCGCCCCGTCGACGCGGTCCAGGTCGCGGTGGATGCGCCCCTCGGTGGCCGCCAGGCGCTCCCCGCTGCCGCCCCAGCGGCCGGCGATGATCTCCGCGGCGATG includes the following:
- a CDS encoding helix-turn-helix domain-containing protein; this translates as MALGELRDRKREAMRAWTTFVESGDLAAPVVRPEILSSWTRSTAAITPDVTEAPLADEDETASIWKDSPLQVAVESVEAELRRTAEDGDLVLAVTDADTRILWTYGGRVMRRKAETVNFVAGGRWDDESVGTNALDLANRLGEPAMVFSAEHYASIVHSWVCWAAPVVDPATGLQLGVLDLSTTWDRTHPIGLATARVMARLIESAVPRSAHHPSARADEPTQDPGLVMTLLGTAEVRLDGQRLLLNRRQTEILALLALHPEGLSLDQLHALVYGDQAVTFSTLKAEVSHLRAALGGQLSSRPYRLLMPVATDVEHVLTLLRGGHVAAAVDAYGGDLLPGTNSPALGDLAEYVAVAVREALLADPVPDAVVRYSELAPYDTQVLEVCLAHLAGSAHPAVPLLKGRLAVATR
- the dapD gene encoding 2,3,4,5-tetrahydropyridine-2,6-dicarboxylate N-succinyltransferase, which codes for MSDATTAHGFGLATLDAAGAVLDVWFPAPALGASDGTEAPASLRALEGDDDARGVRREVRLVEIADLATAPASTEDVWLRLHLLSARLVTPHSISLDGIFGLLANVVWTSAGPCAVAGFEETRGRLRAAGQHVTVYGVDKFPRMVDYVLPSGVRIADADRVRLGAHLAEGTTVMHEGFVNYNAGTLGASMVEGRISAGVLVGDGSDVGGGASIMGTLSGGGKQVISIGRRCLLGANSGLGISLGDDCVVEAGCYVTAGTKVTMKDADGTTKVVKALELSGASNVLFRRNSVTGAIEAVPWHGEGIVLNEDLHAN
- a CDS encoding FAD binding domain-containing protein, whose amino-acid sequence is MIPAQFDYLAPTTVEEALAALGRHGDDAKILAGGQSLLPVLRMRLNAPEVVIDLGRIDGLRGIRDDGDALVIGAMTPHSVVEHDPLVAEHAALISQAVEHLADHQIRHRGTFGGALAHADPAGDLGAPALALGAQFVIAGPGGTRTVQADDFFVDLFETAIGEDEILTEVRVPKHTGWGATYEKFVRVAHQWPIVAVAATVRIEGDAIADARIGLTNMGSTPLRARSVEEALVGQPVTEDAVASAAAHAADGTNPPSDLNGDAAYRRHLATVLVRRAVLSAAGR
- a CDS encoding (2Fe-2S)-binding protein, yielding MTRINLTVDGSRVSDEVEPRMLLVQYLREKLGKTGTVIGCDTSNCGACTVHLDGVSVKSCNVLAVQADGGEVTTIEGLAQDGELHQVQKSFRECHGLQCGFCTPGMIMQSVDLLKTNPNPSEQEIRVGLEGNLCRCTGYHNIVRSVQHAAAATGGAQ
- a CDS encoding DNA polymerase ligase N-terminal domain-containing protein, producing MTRPVWVLHEHEQPRHHFDLRLEEGGTLRSWAVPKGLPTDSAHDRLAVAVADHDLDHATYTDEHKSIADHGWWELVDRNDRRFVFDLHGTGGVRRYALIHTGRDWLLHLVKDQSGRG
- a CDS encoding xanthine dehydrogenase family protein molybdopterin-binding subunit, which produces MTLTDDEMTQAEPDAGLEIGKDRRRKEDQRLITGRTRWTDNLVLPGMLHLAMVRSPFAHARITNIDTSMAKAAPNVVTVITGAEVADEQGGLPNAWPITPDQVTPNHPPIAVDRVVFAGEIVAVVAARTAAEARDAAELVDIDYEELPAALDLKEAAAATPENGGALAHPDLGTNRSALWTFDSAEAGTGGNVDEAIARARTDGIVIEREYRQQRLIPAFMEPRSTVVDPTGEQITMWSATQIPHILKFLLAAVTGVSESKIRVIAPDVGGGFGGKLQTTPEEFITFLLARRLGKPVKYTETRSESLMAAHHGRDQWQRLTLSAEKNGRVTGFKVELLADLGSHVSLVGGGVPVLGAFMFNAIYKFPAYQFNVQTVLTNKTWTDAYRGAGRPEATYAVERIMDELAAEVGVDPLEIRERNWITHEEFPFTTVAGLEYDSGNYEAATARAKELFGYDELRAEQRARREAGDRVQLGIGVSTFTEMCGLAPSRVLGSLDYGAGGWEHASVRMLPTGKVEVLTGASAHGQGHETAFSQIVADRLGVAFEDVEVLHGDTMVSHKGLDTYGSRSLVVGGEAIVRAADKVIEKARPIAAHLLEAAADDLEFKAGRFSVKGTDQGMAMAEVALATFAAHNLPDGVEASLDSDATFDPVNFNYPHGTHLCAMEVDTETGQVTMRKYAACDDVGNIINPLIVSGQLHGGLVQGISQALWEEAVYDDSGTLVTGSFVDYLLPTSADTISFDLDHTTSPATTNSLGTKGVGEAGTIASTPAVVNAVVDAVRHLGVNDIRMPCTPERVWKAIAQARGGAAGGGGQAETVGAAAPHFDESTGMEGTVDRTTGGSDA
- a CDS encoding SRPBCC family protein, with protein sequence MDLTHRFTVPTGVEQTWAQFQDIASVAECFPGATVSSVESDTFQGSCKVKLGPIALVYNGSGTFVERDEAAHRFVVDAKGKDRRGNGTAGAVVTCTMTASPTDPAGATEVEVVTDLHITGKPAQFGRGVMQDVSDKLLGQFVDCLEQRLSPAAAAPEVEAAAEAEVAGEAEPEPEPTPLADAAAAAASQPSPVSPPEPTARPPRPQPADQEHDDALDLGATVVPILLKTYWRQALGGAVVLVLLRRLLRRLRG
- a CDS encoding alpha/beta hydrolase family protein, whose product is MRAPGWVALLLLLPLAACTTDTEEPGVQPGDRAPTSSASPSASPSASASGTPSPVAPSETLPPVPDPRSLPALMREDFRASRIRYGEVIEQTDRYTRYQVTYRSGDLTVSGILLRPRGRGPFPGIVLNHGYIEPAYYAPGQGLAREQIALADAGFAVLHTDYRGHAGSDPAGELSRQTRLGYTRDAIHAVLALEREPYVDEDRMAMLGRSMGGGVTLNALVVAPGLVDAAVIYASVSSRYLDNLRHFVEPERPDEVTALYDALGTPRSAPEVYAGLSPRSYFDRITEPVLAHHADTDETCPFPWAVTTDRALRRAGVDAQLEVYRGEAHAFSFDWQRSMDRTITFLRRRLG